Proteins from one Parasteatoda tepidariorum isolate YZ-2023 chromosome 4, CAS_Ptep_4.0, whole genome shotgun sequence genomic window:
- the LOC107439722 gene encoding soma ferritin, whose product MSSKSQIRQNYHTESEDGVNKQINMELYASYVYAAMAFHFDRDDVALENISKYFKECSDEEREHAFKLMKFQNQRGGSIALKDIKTPPKSKWATPLEAMQDALDLEKTVNQALLDLHKLAGSHDDAQMCDFLESEYLTEQVEAIKKLGDYISNLKRVGTGLGEYMFDKEFKS is encoded by the exons ATGAGTTCCAAAAGCCAAATTCGTCAAAACTATCACACTGAATCTGAAGATGGTGTCAACAAACAGATTAACATGGAGCTTTACGCAAGTTACGTCTATGCTGCTATG GCCTTTCACTTTGATCGAGATGATGTTGCTCTAGAGAACATCTCCAAATACTTCAAGGAATGCAGCGACGAAGAACGTGAACATGCATTCAAACTcatgaagtttcaaaatcaAAGAGGTGGCAGCATAGCTCTGAAAGATATTAAG ACTCCACCAAAAAGTAAGTGGGCTACTCCTTTAGAAGCAATGCAGGATGCTTTGGATCTTGAAAAAACAGTTAACCAGGCACTACTCGATTTGCATAAACTTGCAGGATCACATGATGATGCTCag ATGTGCGACTTTTTGGAAAGTGAGTACTTGACTGAGCAAGTGGAAGCCATCAAGAAACTTGGAGATTATATCAGCAACCTGAAGCGCGTTGGCACCGGACTTGGCGAGTACATGTTCgacaaagaatttaaaagctaa